A stretch of the Haloarcula ordinaria genome encodes the following:
- a CDS encoding DoxX family membrane protein: MATRQTLQSEILGRDVQFDYSENWVGYSLFLMRIVMGWTLFQGGITKLVTYMDGNPENNWTAAGFLANAVPAGNPFTGLFASMAGNPLIDWLNMLGLTLAGLALLLGAAVRFAAFWGAVMMIFYWMASLTGGLMAGLPVAHGWVVDDHIVYAVLLFGLGAFGSGRILGLDSRIEQLSFVQNNKWLKLLLG, from the coding sequence ATGGCAACGAGACAAACCCTGCAGTCAGAAATCCTTGGCCGAGACGTACAGTTCGACTACTCGGAGAACTGGGTCGGCTACTCCCTGTTCCTCATGCGCATCGTGATGGGCTGGACGCTGTTCCAGGGCGGCATCACGAAACTCGTCACGTACATGGACGGGAACCCCGAGAACAACTGGACGGCGGCGGGCTTCCTCGCGAACGCGGTTCCCGCCGGCAACCCCTTCACTGGCCTGTTCGCCTCGATGGCCGGCAACCCGCTCATCGACTGGCTGAACATGCTCGGCCTGACGCTGGCCGGCCTCGCGCTACTGTTGGGCGCGGCGGTCCGGTTCGCCGCGTTCTGGGGCGCCGTGATGATGATCTTCTACTGGATGGCGTCACTGACGGGCGGCCTGATGGCCGGGCTCCCGGTCGCTCACGGCTGGGTCGTCGACGACCACATCGTCTACGCCGTCCTGCTGTTCGGCCTCGGCGCGTTCGGCTCCGGCCGCATCCTCGGGCTCGACAGCCGCATCGAGCAGCTGTCGTTCGTCCAGAACAACAAGTGGCTGAAGCTACTGCTGGGCTGA
- a CDS encoding 6-hydroxymethylpterin diphosphokinase MptE-like protein — protein MEFATWEPVYESLLDDFGYPRAGDERARDRLGALVGDQPTYDPDGLSLAGSTVAIAGAGPSLEAEADDASAADVVLAASTATDRLEAVGVGVDCMVTDLDKNPETGRRLTTSGRPVVVHAHGDNVPAVEQWVPEYDAAFVVPTTQAAPTDPVQNFGGFTDGDRAAFLADHFGAAQLEFVGWDFDDKSVDAAKRHKLRWAERLLHWLERRRGEQFAVLDGRRDGIDPL, from the coding sequence ATGGAGTTCGCTACGTGGGAGCCGGTGTACGAATCGCTCCTCGACGACTTCGGATACCCGCGGGCCGGCGACGAACGCGCCCGTGACCGACTCGGCGCGCTCGTCGGTGACCAGCCGACGTACGACCCCGACGGGCTGTCTCTCGCCGGGTCGACGGTCGCCATCGCCGGCGCCGGGCCGTCGCTGGAGGCCGAAGCCGACGATGCGAGCGCCGCCGACGTCGTGCTCGCTGCCTCGACGGCGACCGACCGCCTCGAAGCCGTCGGCGTCGGCGTCGACTGCATGGTGACCGACCTGGACAAGAACCCCGAGACGGGGCGCCGGCTGACCACCTCGGGCCGTCCGGTCGTCGTCCACGCCCACGGCGACAACGTTCCGGCCGTCGAGCAGTGGGTTCCCGAGTACGACGCGGCGTTCGTCGTCCCGACGACCCAGGCCGCACCGACGGACCCGGTCCAGAACTTCGGCGGTTTCACCGACGGCGACCGGGCGGCGTTCCTCGCGGACCACTTCGGCGCGGCGCAGCTCGAGTTCGTCGGCTGGGACTTCGACGACAAGAGCGTCGACGCGGCGAAGCGGCACAAACTCCGGTGGGCCGAACGCCTCCTCCACTGGCTCGAACGGCGACGCGGCGAGCAGTTCGCCGTCCTCGACGGCCGGCGGGACGGTATCGACCCGCTGTGA
- a CDS encoding TIGR04024 family LLM class F420-dependent oxidoreductase, whose protein sequence is MTVRDVYLPVAAQPSVETLIEMSQRAEDLGYERVWLPETWGRDAITTLTSIAKDTETVGIGTSILNVYSRSPALIGQTAATLQEVAEGRLRVGLGPSGPIVVEGWHGVSFERPLRQTREVLDIVKQVLSGETVDYDGDIFQLSGFRLRCDPPDPVPPVDAGGMGPKSVELAGRFADGWHALMLTTDGIRERLDDFETGGEMGDRDRSAQRVTLSLPCCALDDRETARQLTRQHVAFYVGGMGTFYRDALARQGYEETAYEISQQWASGEQEAAIDAISDELLDEIAVAGTPDECLDRLERFEAIDGVDAINVSFPRAADRETIDATMDVLAP, encoded by the coding sequence ATGACCGTTCGCGACGTCTACCTCCCGGTGGCCGCCCAACCGTCGGTCGAGACGCTGATCGAGATGAGCCAGCGCGCCGAGGACCTGGGCTACGAGCGCGTCTGGTTGCCCGAGACGTGGGGCCGAGACGCAATCACGACGCTGACGAGCATCGCGAAGGACACCGAGACGGTCGGCATCGGCACGTCGATACTCAACGTCTACTCGCGCTCGCCGGCCCTCATCGGGCAGACGGCCGCCACGCTACAGGAGGTCGCCGAGGGACGGCTCCGGGTCGGTCTCGGCCCGTCGGGCCCCATCGTCGTCGAGGGCTGGCACGGTGTTTCGTTCGAACGGCCGCTCAGGCAGACCCGGGAAGTGCTCGATATCGTCAAACAGGTCCTCTCCGGCGAGACGGTGGACTACGACGGCGACATCTTCCAGCTGTCGGGGTTCCGACTCCGGTGTGACCCGCCGGACCCCGTACCGCCGGTCGACGCGGGTGGGATGGGACCGAAATCCGTCGAGCTGGCGGGTCGATTCGCCGACGGCTGGCACGCGCTGATGCTGACCACCGACGGCATCCGCGAACGACTCGATGACTTCGAGACCGGGGGAGAGATGGGCGACCGTGACCGGTCGGCCCAGCGAGTGACCCTGTCGCTGCCCTGCTGTGCGCTGGACGACCGCGAGACGGCGCGCCAGCTCACCCGGCAACACGTCGCGTTCTACGTCGGTGGGATGGGGACGTTCTACCGCGACGCCCTCGCGAGACAGGGCTACGAGGAGACGGCCTACGAGATATCCCAGCAGTGGGCCTCCGGCGAGCAGGAGGCCGCCATCGACGCCATCAGCGACGAGTTGCTCGACGAGATCGCCGTCGCCGGCACGCCAGACGAGTGTCTCGACCGACTGGAGCGGTTCGAGGCCATCGACGGTGTCGACGCTATCAACGTCTCGTTCCCGCGGGCGGCGGACCGCGAGACCATCGACGCGACGATGGACGTCCTCGCGCCGTAG
- a CDS encoding haloacid dehalogenase type II — MSFDPDRVTKITFDSYSTIVDVEAAEKALRDRVDYPTPVSRLWRSRSLAYTFIANAVDAYKPFYEMNRDALQYALDAHGVALSTEERDEILAVYHELDVFEDVRDGMDRLYDAGYDLYVLSNGNPAMLESMVEHAGIDGLLEDTISADEIGTFKPDAALYRHGAARTGTPIDEIAHVTAGYFDVYGAMHAGMQGVWVNRDGGPWDAFAGDPDQTIASFHDLADQLA, encoded by the coding sequence ATGTCGTTCGACCCCGACCGAGTCACCAAGATAACCTTCGACTCCTACAGCACCATCGTCGACGTCGAGGCCGCGGAGAAAGCGCTTCGGGACCGCGTCGACTACCCGACGCCGGTCTCCCGGCTCTGGCGCTCTCGCTCGCTCGCGTACACGTTCATCGCCAACGCCGTCGACGCGTACAAGCCGTTCTACGAGATGAACCGCGACGCACTCCAGTACGCACTCGACGCCCACGGCGTCGCCCTCTCGACCGAGGAGCGCGACGAGATTCTGGCGGTCTACCACGAACTCGACGTCTTCGAGGACGTCCGTGACGGGATGGACCGCCTGTACGACGCCGGCTACGACCTCTACGTCCTCTCGAACGGGAACCCGGCGATGCTCGAGTCGATGGTCGAACACGCGGGTATCGACGGCTTGCTGGAGGACACGATCAGCGCGGACGAGATTGGCACGTTCAAGCCCGACGCGGCCCTGTACCGCCACGGCGCGGCGCGGACGGGGACGCCAATCGACGAGATAGCCCACGTCACGGCGGGCTACTTCGACGTCTACGGCGCGATGCACGCGGGGATGCAGGGCGTCTGGGTCAACCGGGACGGCGGCCCGTGGGACGCCTTCGCCGGCGACCCCGACCAGACGATCGCCTCGTTCCACGACCTCGCCGACCAACTCGCGTGA
- a CDS encoding glycosyl transferase family 2 yields MDYAQEHVTTLHDLTDPTPDAPLADSAVVIPIAGDSVGAVTPEYIFAPLERAGPGEVVVPLRAPAEVVAGFREWAAQFDLQVTTVWCDAPALSGLLEEHDLGGPTGKGRDVWLGLGIAADRADFVAVHDADATTYAASTVPRLLAPLAMDHEFVKGYYARVEGGQLYGRLVRLFIAPLVRALEERHAHPFVRYLEAFRYPLAGEFAFTADAARRIRSQRAWGLEIGMLGETYAQVGPERSAQVDLGLHQHDHKPVGGRGGLSSMSEQVGAALLRAVEEAGVDPEYETLTERYRAAGERLVDQYAADASFNSLTYDAEAEYEQVEAYAAGIQRPGPDMRLPAWEDVDLSPAAVVETARAARMEAVDGDAD; encoded by the coding sequence ATGGACTACGCACAGGAACACGTCACGACGCTGCACGACCTCACGGACCCGACGCCCGACGCACCGCTGGCGGACAGCGCCGTGGTCATCCCGATAGCGGGAGACTCGGTCGGGGCGGTCACGCCGGAGTACATCTTCGCCCCGCTCGAACGGGCTGGACCAGGAGAGGTCGTGGTGCCCCTTCGAGCGCCCGCCGAGGTTGTCGCGGGCTTCCGCGAGTGGGCCGCCCAGTTCGACCTGCAGGTGACCACGGTGTGGTGTGACGCCCCGGCGCTGAGCGGCCTGCTCGAAGAACACGACCTCGGCGGCCCGACGGGGAAGGGCCGGGACGTCTGGCTCGGCCTCGGGATCGCCGCCGACCGGGCGGATTTCGTCGCCGTTCACGACGCCGACGCGACGACGTACGCCGCGTCGACGGTACCACGGCTCCTCGCCCCGCTTGCGATGGACCACGAGTTCGTCAAGGGGTACTACGCCCGCGTCGAAGGGGGGCAGCTCTACGGTCGGCTCGTCCGCCTGTTCATCGCCCCGCTCGTTCGAGCACTCGAGGAACGACACGCGCACCCGTTCGTCCGCTACCTCGAGGCGTTCCGCTACCCGCTGGCTGGCGAGTTCGCCTTCACGGCCGACGCCGCCCGCCGCATCCGCTCCCAGCGAGCGTGGGGCCTGGAGATCGGGATGCTCGGCGAGACGTACGCGCAGGTTGGTCCCGAACGCTCGGCACAGGTCGACCTCGGACTCCACCAGCACGACCACAAACCGGTCGGCGGACGTGGCGGCCTCTCGTCGATGTCCGAGCAGGTCGGCGCAGCATTGCTCCGCGCGGTCGAAGAGGCTGGCGTCGACCCCGAGTACGAGACGCTCACCGAACGGTACCGCGCCGCCGGCGAGCGGCTGGTCGACCAGTACGCGGCCGACGCCTCGTTCAACAGCCTGACCTACGACGCCGAAGCGGAGTACGAGCAGGTCGAGGCCTACGCCGCCGGCATCCAGCGACCGGGACCGGACATGCGGCTCCCCGCCTGGGAGGACGTGGACCTCTCGCCCGCGGCGGTCGTCGAGACGGCACGAGCGGCCCGCATGGAGGCCGTCGACGGCGACGCGGACTGA
- the folP gene encoding dihydropteroate synthase, producing MRRVDAAGLEIGDDQPPRIMGVLNVSKESPYKPSVFDDAGEAAAFVDEALIGEGADIVDVGLESANKRLDVLSAEEELDRLDTAVETIQSVSGDAVFSIETRYAEVAEAALNAGFDMVNDICGFADSEMPVVCREYDVAVGKMASPPDLTRPGAVDDVDWADAKSPEWAAQADYVDRIYEALTQNGFTDKTIVDPAFGGWSEAKTTEDDRETFRRLREFRGFGLPILVSINRKNFLRELADRSTDEALPVSLAATSMAVERGAHVVRTHDVTETVDAATIGAAFTERRETVGDDVTVSELDVRESREVERHLERIGSERRDGEPFVGSVFEVQGLDAKATDRLVTAAAETGAVVRAGDGSLLLGGRRDALSDLADHLEAAGELETVTDALRN from the coding sequence ATGCGACGTGTTGACGCGGCCGGCCTCGAGATCGGTGACGACCAGCCACCGCGCATCATGGGAGTGCTGAACGTCAGTAAGGAGTCGCCCTACAAGCCCTCCGTCTTCGACGACGCGGGCGAAGCCGCGGCGTTCGTCGACGAGGCCCTCATCGGCGAAGGCGCAGACATCGTCGACGTCGGCCTGGAGTCGGCGAACAAGCGCCTGGACGTGCTCTCGGCCGAGGAGGAGCTCGACCGCCTCGATACGGCCGTCGAGACCATCCAGTCAGTCAGCGGCGACGCAGTCTTCTCCATCGAGACGCGGTACGCCGAAGTAGCCGAAGCCGCACTGAACGCCGGCTTCGACATGGTCAACGACATCTGTGGCTTCGCCGACTCCGAGATGCCGGTCGTCTGCCGCGAGTACGACGTGGCCGTCGGCAAGATGGCGAGCCCCCCGGACCTCACGCGCCCCGGCGCCGTCGACGACGTCGACTGGGCCGACGCGAAGTCCCCCGAATGGGCCGCGCAGGCGGACTACGTCGACCGCATCTACGAGGCGCTCACGCAGAACGGCTTCACCGACAAGACCATCGTCGACCCCGCGTTCGGCGGCTGGAGCGAGGCCAAGACCACCGAGGACGACCGCGAGACGTTCCGCCGCCTCCGGGAGTTCCGCGGGTTCGGCCTCCCCATCCTGGTCTCCATCAACCGCAAGAACTTCCTCCGGGAACTGGCCGACCGCTCGACGGACGAAGCACTGCCGGTAAGTCTCGCGGCCACGTCGATGGCCGTCGAGCGCGGCGCCCACGTCGTCCGGACCCACGACGTGACGGAGACTGTCGACGCGGCGACCATCGGCGCGGCGTTCACCGAGCGCCGGGAGACCGTCGGCGACGACGTCACCGTGAGCGAACTCGACGTCCGCGAGAGCCGCGAAGTCGAACGTCACCTGGAGCGAATCGGCTCCGAGCGGCGGGACGGCGAGCCGTTCGTCGGGTCGGTGTTCGAAGTGCAGGGACTCGACGCCAAAGCGACCGACAGACTCGTCACGGCAGCGGCGGAGACGGGCGCCGTCGTCCGCGCCGGCGACGGCAGCCTGCTGCTGGGCGGCCGCCGAGACGCGCTGTCCGACCTCGCCGACCATCTCGAGGCGGCGGGCGAGCTCGAGACCGTCACCGACGCCCTCCGGAACTGA
- a CDS encoding dihydrofolate reductase, with translation MPELVLVAGVAETGVIGDGETILWHYDADERQYKERVAGHPVVVGRKTWAGMTDVRGTHPVVVTRSPGEYDAQNATFVSTVPDAVEAVADHDSVGYVIGGQHVYSMFLPYADRAFVSELPEQATGSRVFPYLGTAWTVAGRERFEAFDVVEYHHEEPRPVADAAE, from the coding sequence ATGCCCGAACTCGTGCTCGTGGCCGGGGTGGCCGAGACCGGCGTCATCGGCGACGGGGAGACAATCCTGTGGCACTACGACGCGGACGAACGCCAGTACAAGGAGCGGGTCGCCGGCCACCCGGTCGTCGTGGGCCGCAAGACGTGGGCGGGGATGACCGACGTTCGCGGGACCCATCCGGTCGTCGTCACGCGGAGCCCCGGCGAGTACGACGCGCAAAATGCGACGTTCGTCTCGACGGTCCCCGACGCGGTGGAGGCGGTCGCCGACCACGACTCGGTCGGCTACGTCATCGGCGGCCAGCACGTCTACTCGATGTTCCTCCCCTATGCCGACCGCGCGTTCGTCTCCGAGCTGCCCGAGCAAGCGACCGGGAGCCGGGTGTTCCCCTACCTCGGGACGGCCTGGACGGTGGCCGGCCGAGAGCGATTCGAGGCGTTCGACGTCGTCGAGTACCACCACGAAGAGCCTCGCCCAGTAGCGGACGCCGCCGAGTAG
- the rbcL gene encoding type III ribulose-bisphosphate carboxylase — MVGITYEDFLDLGYDPADSDLVCEFYVEPATDQTAESAASWVASESSNGTWAELQVAGSVTDLSATACGITEMTVPGREDRDAYRVAIAYPDALFEPGNMPQVLSCIAGNILGMKAVDRIRLLDCDWPERLATSFPGPQFGTSVRQDVFDAGDRPITATVPKPKVGLSTEQHAQIGYEAWTGGLDLLKDDENLTDQAFNPFEDRLTETLAQRDRAQDETGDPKSYLLNVTASGREMLERVDLAAEHGCEYVMVDVVTAGWAAVQQVRERCATHGLAIHAHRAMHAGFDRLPDHGVSMRVLAQVARLCGVDQIHTGTANLGKLANEDTVGINAWLYADRYGLRDVLPMASGGLHPGLVPELVARCGTNIGVQAGGGVHGHPDGTHAGAKALRAAVDAAAAGRDIETAAAETPELATALEQWGTETPR, encoded by the coding sequence ATGGTCGGTATCACCTACGAAGATTTCCTCGACCTCGGGTACGACCCCGCAGACTCGGACCTCGTCTGTGAGTTCTACGTCGAACCGGCCACGGACCAGACCGCGGAGTCGGCCGCGAGCTGGGTCGCGAGCGAGTCCTCGAACGGCACCTGGGCCGAGCTCCAGGTCGCAGGGTCGGTGACCGACCTCTCGGCGACGGCGTGTGGAATCACCGAGATGACGGTGCCCGGTCGCGAGGACCGGGACGCCTACCGGGTCGCAATCGCCTACCCCGACGCCCTCTTCGAGCCGGGCAACATGCCCCAGGTGCTCTCGTGTATCGCCGGCAACATCCTCGGGATGAAGGCCGTCGACCGCATCCGGCTGCTCGACTGTGACTGGCCCGAACGGCTCGCGACGTCGTTTCCGGGCCCGCAGTTCGGGACCAGCGTCCGCCAGGACGTCTTCGACGCCGGCGACAGACCGATCACGGCGACGGTCCCGAAACCGAAGGTCGGCCTCTCGACCGAGCAACACGCCCAGATTGGTTACGAGGCCTGGACCGGCGGCCTCGACCTGCTGAAAGACGACGAGAACCTCACCGACCAGGCGTTCAACCCCTTCGAGGACCGCCTGACCGAGACGCTGGCCCAGCGCGACCGGGCGCAGGACGAGACCGGCGACCCGAAGTCCTACCTCCTGAACGTCACGGCGAGCGGCCGGGAGATGCTCGAGCGCGTCGACCTGGCCGCCGAACACGGTTGCGAGTACGTGATGGTCGACGTGGTCACGGCCGGATGGGCCGCCGTCCAGCAGGTCCGGGAACGCTGTGCGACCCACGGCCTCGCTATCCACGCCCACCGCGCGATGCATGCGGGGTTCGACCGCCTGCCGGACCATGGCGTCTCGATGCGTGTGCTCGCGCAGGTCGCGCGGCTCTGTGGCGTCGACCAGATACACACTGGCACCGCGAACCTCGGGAAGCTCGCCAACGAGGACACGGTGGGAATCAACGCGTGGCTCTACGCGGACCGCTACGGGCTGCGCGACGTCCTCCCGATGGCCTCAGGCGGATTGCATCCGGGCCTCGTCCCGGAACTCGTCGCGCGTTGCGGGACGAACATCGGGGTCCAGGCCGGCGGCGGCGTCCACGGCCACCCCGACGGTACCCACGCCGGTGCGAAGGCACTCCGGGCCGCCGTCGACGCGGCCGCTGCCGGTCGGGACATCGAGACGGCGGCCGCAGAGACACCCGAACTCGCCACCGCACTCGAGCAGTGGGGCACCGAGACGCCCCGGTGA
- a CDS encoding carbohydrate kinase family protein, with product MTDGSGDGPENGPDVLCAGHVNWDVTLRVDRLPDRDGEARIDERVQSPGGSAANVATVLGGLDAAPLLLGSVGTDEHADMVRRELRARGVETRLVECDGETTVKYLVVDADGEVFVLGNEGVNEGFGPGDLPAERLVGTDHLHLTGQSAATAGQLAREAASAGVTVSFDPGRRLTDRDYDEALAHTDVLFCNDREAGTAVSERTVESIPTVVVKHGSGGAEALTDDRTVSHPGFAVDPVDSTGAGDAFAGGFLAARLRDEPLDRALAVGNACGALATREMGARLTVEWRDVEALLDIGPREV from the coding sequence ATGACGGACGGGTCTGGCGACGGCCCCGAGAACGGCCCCGACGTGCTCTGTGCGGGGCACGTCAACTGGGACGTGACGCTCCGGGTCGACCGGCTGCCAGACCGAGACGGGGAAGCGCGCATCGACGAGCGGGTCCAGTCCCCTGGCGGGAGTGCCGCGAACGTGGCGACAGTGCTGGGCGGACTCGACGCCGCACCGCTGTTGCTGGGGAGCGTCGGGACGGACGAACACGCCGACATGGTGCGACGCGAACTCCGGGCGCGCGGGGTCGAGACGCGCCTGGTCGAGTGCGACGGTGAGACCACCGTGAAGTACCTCGTCGTCGACGCGGACGGCGAGGTGTTCGTCCTCGGGAACGAAGGCGTCAACGAGGGGTTCGGTCCGGGAGACCTCCCGGCCGAGCGACTGGTCGGTACCGACCACCTCCACCTCACCGGACAGTCCGCGGCCACGGCCGGGCAACTGGCCCGGGAGGCCGCGAGCGCCGGGGTCACGGTGAGTTTCGACCCCGGACGACGGCTGACGGACCGGGACTACGACGAGGCGCTGGCGCACACGGACGTGCTCTTCTGTAACGACCGGGAAGCCGGGACAGCAGTGAGCGAGCGGACGGTCGAGTCGATTCCGACGGTGGTCGTGAAACACGGGTCTGGCGGCGCCGAAGCGCTGACCGACGACCGGACAGTCAGCCATCCCGGCTTCGCCGTCGACCCCGTGGACTCGACCGGAGCCGGTGACGCATTCGCGGGTGGATTCCTCGCTGCCCGGCTCCGCGACGAACCGCTCGACAGAGCCCTCGCGGTGGGGAACGCCTGCGGTGCGCTCGCCACGCGGGAGATGGGTGCCCGGCTCACGGTCGAGTGGCGAGACGTTGAGGCACTGCTCGACATCGGCCCACGAGAGGTCTGA
- a CDS encoding ribose 1,5-bisphosphate isomerase has translation MEDDDLAQQVLDVAADVESMETRGAAPIATAVAKALRAQAEESDAADVAQLQAELRAAARRLLATRPTAVSLPNALRYVLQRAEGESVAAVRASVDGSVAEFCRRLDTAKADLGTVGANRLRDGDRMMTHCHSTDALACIEAAVEQGKSLSAIVKETRPRNQGHITARELSEMGVDVTLVVDSAARRYMNDVDHVLVGADAIAADGSVVNKIGTSGLAVVARERGTPVMVAAQTLKLDPDTLTGQTVDIEMRSEAEVLPDERRADLGDVRVENPAFDVTPPRHVDAIVTERGQFPPESVVTLMRELFGEGPANPWEDGP, from the coding sequence ATGGAGGACGACGACCTCGCACAGCAGGTCCTCGACGTCGCGGCCGACGTCGAGTCGATGGAGACACGTGGCGCCGCGCCGATCGCCACCGCAGTGGCGAAGGCCCTCCGGGCGCAGGCCGAGGAAAGCGACGCCGCCGACGTCGCCCAGCTCCAGGCCGAACTCAGAGCGGCGGCCAGGCGCCTGCTAGCCACCAGACCGACGGCAGTGAGCCTGCCGAACGCGCTCCGGTACGTCCTCCAGCGCGCGGAGGGCGAGAGCGTCGCGGCGGTCCGTGCGTCGGTGGACGGCAGCGTCGCGGAGTTCTGTCGTCGACTCGACACCGCGAAGGCCGACCTGGGGACGGTCGGCGCGAACCGACTCCGGGACGGCGACCGGATGATGACACACTGCCACTCGACCGACGCGCTGGCCTGTATCGAGGCCGCCGTCGAGCAGGGGAAGTCACTCTCGGCAATCGTCAAGGAGACGCGTCCGCGCAACCAGGGTCACATCACGGCCCGGGAGCTGTCCGAGATGGGGGTCGACGTGACGCTCGTGGTCGACAGCGCGGCCCGCCGCTACATGAACGACGTCGACCACGTCCTGGTCGGGGCCGACGCCATCGCCGCCGACGGGAGCGTCGTCAACAAGATCGGGACCTCCGGCCTGGCCGTCGTCGCTCGGGAGCGCGGGACTCCGGTCATGGTCGCCGCCCAGACGCTGAAACTCGACCCCGACACCCTGACCGGCCAGACAGTGGACATCGAGATGCGGAGCGAAGCGGAGGTGCTCCCCGACGAGCGCCGGGCCGACCTCGGCGACGTTCGCGTCGAGAACCCGGCGTTCGACGTCACGCCGCCCCGGCACGTCGACGCCATCGTCACGGAGCGCGGCCAGTTCCCGCCCGAGAGCGTCGTCACGCTGATGCGCGAACTGTTCGGTGAGGGACCGGCGAACCCCTGGGAGGATGGTCCATGA
- a CDS encoding ABC transporter ATP-binding protein: MTIVDAHGLVKRYRTGGETLYALAGVDFTLEAGEFVSIMGPSGSGKTTLLNVIGLLDTPTEGTLLLEGRDVTHIDDRTRTILRKRTIGFVFQQFYLLPTLTAVENVEVPGLLDGDPDLNRRARDLLTRLGLGDRLDHRPDQLSGGQKQRVAIARALINEPAIVLADEPTGNLDSRTGRQILEEFERIADDEDVAIVAVTHDDLVNEYVDRTVHLVDGTIGQERLDA, encoded by the coding sequence ATGACTATCGTCGACGCACACGGCCTGGTCAAGCGGTATCGGACCGGCGGCGAGACGCTCTACGCGCTCGCGGGGGTCGACTTCACGCTCGAGGCCGGTGAGTTCGTCTCCATCATGGGCCCGAGCGGGAGCGGCAAGACCACCTTGCTGAACGTCATCGGTCTGCTGGATACGCCGACGGAGGGGACGCTCCTGCTCGAGGGGCGCGACGTCACCCACATCGACGACCGGACGCGGACGATTCTCCGCAAGCGGACCATCGGGTTCGTCTTCCAGCAGTTCTACCTGCTGCCGACGTTGACGGCCGTCGAGAACGTGGAAGTCCCGGGGTTGCTCGACGGGGACCCTGACCTGAACCGGCGGGCCCGCGACCTGCTCACGAGACTGGGGCTCGGTGACCGACTCGACCACCGCCCGGACCAGCTCTCCGGCGGGCAGAAACAGCGCGTCGCCATCGCCCGCGCGCTCATCAACGAACCGGCTATCGTCCTCGCCGACGAACCGACCGGGAACCTGGATAGCCGGACCGGCCGCCAGATTCTCGAAGAGTTCGAACGCATCGCGGACGACGAGGACGTCGCCATCGTCGCGGTCACGCACGACGACCTCGTCAACGAGTACGTCGACCGGACGGTCCACCTCGTCGACGGCACCATCGGCCAGGAGCGTCTGGATGCTTGA